The proteins below are encoded in one region of Aquisphaera giovannonii:
- a CDS encoding DUF2254 domain-containing protein has product MRLWLESKWEGLRTSFWFVPTLMVTAAIALSLATIHLDRTFPEHNWIATLGWTYTRGPEGSRAVLSAVAGSMMTIASVTLSITVVALQLASSQFGPRLLRNFMGDRGSQVALGTFIATFAYCLLVLRAVNGQEGEQFVPHIAVTVGLLLSLASLGVLIYFIHHTAEAIQAENVIDSVSRELRRAIDRLYPECLGREADETSSPPGGPRPPEGFDRDSRPIPAPAGGYLQAIDVDRLMGLARQHDVILDVRRRPGKFVVEGSELVRAWPADRADDGLAEALGGAFYFGHRRTLRQDVEFAVDQLVEIAVRALSPGINDPFTAMNCVDRLGEALCTLAGRDMPSPYRYDDEGRLRVVADVSTAAGIVDASFHQIRQAARGDAAVTMRLLEAIAEVARAARAPDFRAALRRQADAIRRGGREGLADVIDRQELDRRHREAMQALGIEGEGAPTRPDAQDFAGR; this is encoded by the coding sequence ATGAGATTATGGTTGGAGAGCAAGTGGGAGGGGCTGCGGACGAGCTTCTGGTTCGTCCCGACGCTCATGGTCACGGCGGCGATCGCGCTGTCGCTGGCGACGATCCACCTCGACCGGACGTTCCCGGAGCACAACTGGATCGCGACCCTGGGGTGGACGTACACGAGGGGGCCGGAGGGGTCGCGAGCGGTCCTCTCCGCGGTGGCCGGCTCGATGATGACGATCGCCAGCGTGACCCTCTCCATCACGGTCGTCGCGCTCCAGCTCGCGTCGTCGCAGTTCGGGCCCCGGCTGCTGCGGAACTTCATGGGCGACCGCGGCAGCCAGGTGGCCCTGGGCACGTTCATCGCCACGTTCGCCTACTGCCTGCTGGTGCTACGGGCGGTCAACGGCCAGGAGGGCGAGCAGTTCGTGCCGCACATCGCGGTGACCGTCGGGCTGCTCCTCTCGCTGGCGAGCCTCGGGGTCCTGATCTACTTCATCCACCACACCGCGGAGGCCATCCAGGCCGAGAACGTGATCGACTCCGTGAGCCGCGAGCTGCGTCGGGCCATCGACCGCCTCTATCCCGAGTGCCTGGGCCGCGAGGCCGACGAGACGTCCAGCCCGCCGGGAGGGCCCAGGCCGCCCGAGGGCTTCGACCGGGATTCCCGGCCGATCCCCGCGCCGGCCGGGGGATACCTCCAGGCGATCGACGTGGACCGGCTGATGGGCCTGGCCCGGCAGCACGACGTCATCCTGGACGTCCGCCGCCGGCCGGGGAAGTTCGTCGTCGAGGGCTCCGAGCTGGTGCGGGCCTGGCCGGCCGACCGCGCCGACGACGGGCTCGCCGAGGCGCTCGGCGGGGCCTTCTACTTCGGCCACCGCCGCACGCTCAGGCAGGACGTGGAGTTCGCCGTCGACCAGCTCGTGGAGATCGCCGTGCGGGCCCTCTCGCCGGGCATCAACGACCCGTTCACGGCGATGAACTGCGTGGACCGGCTGGGCGAGGCGCTCTGCACCCTCGCCGGCCGGGACATGCCCTCGCCGTACCGCTACGACGACGAGGGGCGGCTGCGGGTCGTCGCGGACGTCTCGACCGCCGCGGGGATCGTGGACGCCTCGTTCCACCAGATCCGCCAGGCGGCCCGCGGCGACGCGGCGGTGACGATGCGGCTCCTGGAGGCGATCGCCGAGGTCGCGCGGGCGGCCCGGGCCCCCGACTTCCGGGCCGCGCTCCGCCGACAGGCCGACGCGATCCGGCGGGGGGGCCGCGAGGGGCTCGCCGACGTCATCGACCGGCAGGAGCTGGACCGCCGCCACCGCGAGGCGATGCAGGCCCTCGGCATCGAAGGCGAGGGGGCCCCGACGCGGCCGGACGCGCAGGACTTCGCCGGCCGTTGA
- a CDS encoding PAS domain-containing protein gives MSQAADGESVGRGVAAAVARSGDPPGRNEERFRALAAVIGQAVWSWDLEGDGSDFDTLRRWWEDLTGQPVEEQRADVEAWLRMVHPDDLATAETWLRSFRSGTAYEIEYRVRARRGGWRHVRSRGVPIPGADGAAREWVGTLEDVTEQRNAAAERDRLLAEAEAERRRLEEVFRHAPSFMAVLRGPGHVFERVNDRYVELIGGRDVAGRPVREALPEIEGQGYFELLDEVYRTGEPRAFVDARVVIRRPEGLVERTIEFVYQPIRDAAGAVSGVLVQGIDLTERREAEEALSRVVAESERQRRMFDTALSHTADFVYTFDAAGRFTYANKALLDLWGKGLPEALGRDFRELGYPPELAARLQRQVREVLETGRPLRDDTPYTSQFGTRLYEYIFVPVFAADGSVEAVAGSTRDVTDRTRDAEALRGSEQRYRALVTATSDSVYRMSPDWSELRQLAGRAFLAEAGGPGRPWIEAYVPPDERPRVLEAVAAAVASRGVFELEHRVYRADGGVGWIFSRAVPILGDGGEVVEWFGTASDVTRRKRAEEGLARVVEEAGRRKRLYETILSNTPDLVYVFGLDHRFVYANDVLLRMWGRTWDEAIGRNCLELGYEPWHAAMHDREIEQVVATKRPIRGEVPFSGTFGRRIYDYIFVPILGADGEVEGVAGTTRDVTERKEAEEALREADRKKGDFIALLAHELRNPLAPIRNGLQVIRISAGDPAAVEAARAMMDRQLTHMVRLVDDLLDVSRIGRSKMELRRARVTLAEVVRHAVEAAAPAIREAGHELTVALPPEPVFLDADLTRLAQVFSNLLTNSAKYTPGGGTIRVSAARSGGEVVASVRDSGIGIPASALPKIFDMFSQVDRPAERTAGGLGIGLALVKGLVEMHGGSVSAESAEGRGSTFTVRLPVAGPEAEAAAVGAPAAVAGGRLRVLVVDDNRDGALSMAEMLRLLGHEVATAHDGLEAVAAAAAFRPEVILMDVGMPRLNGLDATRRIREQPWGRSPTIIALTGWGHDNDRARTRDAGCDGHLVKPVELADLQELVRELRGRGG, from the coding sequence ATGAGCCAGGCAGCGGATGGGGAGTCCGTCGGTCGCGGTGTCGCGGCGGCCGTTGCGCGGTCGGGGGATCCGCCGGGGCGGAACGAGGAGCGGTTCCGCGCGCTGGCGGCGGTCATCGGGCAGGCCGTCTGGTCGTGGGACCTCGAGGGGGACGGGTCGGACTTCGACACCCTGCGCCGGTGGTGGGAGGACCTGACGGGCCAGCCGGTCGAGGAGCAGAGGGCGGACGTCGAGGCCTGGCTGCGGATGGTGCACCCGGACGACCTGGCCACGGCGGAGACCTGGCTGAGGTCCTTCCGCTCGGGGACGGCCTACGAGATCGAATACCGGGTGCGGGCCCGTCGCGGCGGCTGGCGGCACGTCCGGTCGAGGGGCGTGCCCATCCCGGGCGCCGACGGCGCGGCCCGCGAGTGGGTCGGCACGCTCGAGGACGTGACCGAGCAGCGGAACGCCGCCGCGGAGCGGGACCGGCTGCTCGCCGAGGCCGAGGCGGAGCGGCGGAGGCTCGAGGAGGTCTTCCGCCACGCCCCCTCGTTCATGGCCGTGCTCCGCGGGCCGGGCCACGTCTTCGAGCGGGTCAACGACCGCTACGTGGAGCTGATCGGCGGCCGGGACGTGGCCGGCCGGCCGGTCCGCGAGGCCCTGCCGGAGATCGAGGGGCAGGGGTACTTCGAGCTGCTCGACGAGGTCTATCGCACCGGCGAGCCGCGCGCCTTCGTGGACGCCCGGGTCGTCATCCGCCGGCCGGAGGGCCTGGTCGAGCGGACCATCGAGTTCGTCTACCAGCCGATCCGGGACGCCGCCGGCGCGGTCTCCGGGGTCCTCGTGCAGGGGATCGATTTGACCGAGCGTCGGGAGGCGGAGGAGGCGCTCTCGCGGGTCGTGGCCGAGTCCGAGCGGCAGCGGCGGATGTTCGACACGGCCCTCTCGCACACGGCCGACTTCGTCTACACGTTCGACGCCGCGGGGCGGTTCACCTACGCCAACAAGGCCCTGCTGGACCTCTGGGGCAAGGGCCTCCCGGAGGCCCTGGGGCGGGACTTCCGCGAGCTCGGCTACCCGCCGGAGCTGGCCGCCCGCCTCCAGCGGCAGGTCCGCGAGGTGCTCGAGACCGGGCGGCCGCTCCGCGACGACACCCCGTACACGAGCCAGTTCGGGACGCGCCTGTATGAGTATATCTTCGTGCCGGTCTTCGCCGCGGACGGCTCGGTGGAGGCCGTCGCCGGCTCGACCCGCGACGTGACCGACCGGACGCGGGACGCGGAGGCGCTGCGGGGCAGCGAGCAGCGGTACCGGGCGCTGGTCACGGCGACGTCGGACTCGGTCTACCGGATGAGCCCGGACTGGTCGGAGCTGCGGCAGCTCGCCGGCCGTGCGTTCCTCGCCGAGGCGGGCGGGCCGGGCCGGCCTTGGATCGAGGCGTACGTCCCGCCCGACGAGCGCCCGCGGGTCCTGGAGGCGGTCGCGGCGGCGGTCGCGTCGCGGGGGGTGTTCGAGCTGGAGCACCGGGTGTACCGCGCCGACGGGGGCGTCGGCTGGATCTTCTCGCGGGCCGTGCCGATCCTGGGCGACGGGGGCGAGGTCGTGGAGTGGTTCGGCACCGCCAGCGACGTGACGCGGCGGAAGCGGGCCGAGGAGGGCCTGGCTCGCGTCGTCGAGGAGGCGGGGCGGCGCAAGCGGCTCTACGAGACGATCCTCTCGAACACGCCGGACCTCGTGTACGTCTTCGGGCTGGACCACCGCTTCGTGTACGCCAACGACGTGCTGCTGCGGATGTGGGGGCGGACCTGGGACGAGGCGATCGGCAGGAACTGCCTGGAGCTGGGCTACGAGCCGTGGCACGCGGCGATGCACGACCGGGAGATCGAGCAGGTGGTGGCGACGAAGCGGCCGATCCGCGGCGAGGTCCCCTTCAGCGGCACGTTCGGCCGGCGGATCTACGACTACATCTTCGTGCCCATCCTGGGGGCCGACGGCGAGGTGGAGGGGGTCGCGGGGACGACCCGGGACGTCACCGAGCGGAAGGAGGCCGAGGAGGCGCTCCGCGAGGCCGACCGGAAGAAGGGCGACTTCATCGCCCTGCTGGCCCACGAGCTGCGCAACCCGCTGGCCCCGATCCGCAACGGCCTGCAAGTGATCCGGATATCCGCCGGCGACCCCGCGGCCGTGGAGGCGGCGCGGGCGATGATGGACCGCCAGCTCACCCACATGGTCCGGCTGGTCGACGACCTGCTGGACGTCTCGCGGATCGGCCGCAGCAAGATGGAGCTCCGCCGGGCGCGGGTGACGCTGGCGGAGGTGGTCCGCCACGCGGTGGAGGCGGCGGCCCCGGCGATCCGCGAGGCCGGCCACGAGCTGACGGTCGCGCTGCCGCCGGAGCCCGTCTTCCTGGACGCCGACCTGACGAGGCTGGCCCAGGTCTTCTCCAACCTGCTGACCAACAGCGCCAAGTACACGCCGGGGGGCGGGACGATCCGGGTCTCCGCGGCGCGGTCCGGCGGCGAGGTGGTCGCGTCGGTGCGGGACTCGGGCATCGGCATCCCGGCGTCGGCCCTGCCGAAGATCTTCGACATGTTCAGCCAGGTGGACCGCCCGGCCGAGCGCACGGCCGGGGGGCTGGGGATCGGCCTGGCGCTGGTGAAGGGCCTGGTGGAGATGCACGGCGGCTCGGTCTCCGCGGAGAGCGCGGAGGGGCGGGGGAGCACCTTCACGGTGCGGCTCCCGGTCGCGGGGCCCGAGGCCGAGGCGGCCGCGGTCGGGGCGCCGGCCGCCGTCGCGGGGGGCCGGCTGCGGGTGCTCGTGGTGGACGACAACCGCGACGGCGCCCTGAGCATGGCCGAGATGCTGCGCCTCCTGGGCCACGAGGTGGCCACGGCCCACGACGGCCTGGAGGCGGTGGCCGCCGCCGCGGCCTTCCGCCCCGAGGTGATCCTGATGGACGTGGGCATGCCGCGGCTCAACGGCCTGGACGCGACCCGCCGGATCCGCGAGCAGCCCTGGGGCCGCTCCCCCACCATCATCGCCCTGACCGGCTGGGGCCACGACAACGACCGCGCCCGCACCCGCGACGCCGGCTGCGACGGCCACCTCGTCAAGCCCGTCGAGCTCGCCGACCTTCAGGAGCTCGTCCGCGAGCTGCGGGGGCGCGGGGGGTAG
- a CDS encoding SIMPL domain-containing protein produces MSRRGCGSRCPAPAHSSAGGSRVLAGAGGGNVEFAQGGGRQRAEQNERGKRSLTKEELPPSGTSMFVGGAKVIVSINEYNHVVVFAVGRDGATVAESGRKVAAAVEAFTRAANALGGGENDVYVDYVAQSKVYRFELEKDVARETPSGFELKQNVSVRFRDRAMIDRLIDTAVGAEIHDLVKVDYVVKDLGRVHDRLMEEATGVIKRKKARHEALLELKLLPPAQVFAERSAAYYPTEMYDSYVAAEGEAMGMTPDRQRYAVQSARKGRTFYFNGLDADGFDRVIDPVLLEPVVQFTLYLKVKYEIDPHGAR; encoded by the coding sequence ATGAGCAGGCGCGGGTGCGGCAGCCGATGCCCGGCCCCGGCCCACTCCTCAGCTGGCGGTTCCCGCGTCCTCGCGGGCGCAGGTGGGGGGAACGTCGAATTCGCGCAGGGCGGGGGCAGGCAGAGGGCGGAGCAGAACGAGCGGGGCAAGCGCAGCCTGACGAAGGAGGAGCTGCCGCCGAGCGGGACGAGCATGTTCGTGGGGGGGGCTAAAGTTATAGTGAGCATTAATGAATATAACCATGTTGTCGTCTTCGCCGTCGGCCGCGACGGCGCGACGGTGGCCGAGAGCGGGCGGAAGGTCGCGGCGGCCGTCGAGGCCTTCACGCGGGCGGCCAACGCGCTCGGGGGCGGGGAGAACGACGTCTACGTGGACTACGTCGCCCAGTCGAAGGTGTACCGCTTCGAGCTCGAGAAGGACGTCGCCCGCGAGACGCCCTCCGGCTTCGAGCTGAAGCAGAACGTCTCGGTCCGGTTCCGGGACCGCGCGATGATCGACCGGCTGATCGACACCGCGGTCGGGGCGGAGATCCACGACCTGGTGAAGGTGGACTACGTCGTGAAGGACCTCGGCCGGGTGCACGACCGCCTGATGGAGGAGGCGACCGGGGTCATCAAGCGGAAGAAGGCCCGCCACGAGGCGCTGCTCGAGCTGAAGCTGTTGCCCCCGGCCCAGGTGTTCGCCGAGCGGTCGGCGGCCTACTACCCGACCGAGATGTACGACTCCTACGTCGCTGCCGAGGGCGAGGCGATGGGCATGACCCCCGATCGCCAGCGCTACGCCGTGCAGTCGGCTCGCAAGGGCCGGACCTTCTACTTCAACGGACTCGACGCCGACGGCTTCGACCGGGTCATCGACCCCGTCCTCCTCGAGCCGGTCGTGCAGTTCACGCTCTACCTCAAGGTCAAGTACGAGATCGACCCGCACGGGGCCAGGTAG
- a CDS encoding ISAzo13 family transposase: MQDATRIERIRAKFCALDAVLDERSRRQWAAAEAREYGYGGVTALSLATGLARNTIAAGMRELEYRELHPDEPVSTRLRHSGAGRKRRTEADPDLAAALEALLEPLTRGDPMSPLRWTCKSTRRLAAELSGQGHRVGYRTVAWLLHEAGYSLQANRKTREGNQHPDRNAQFEFINAQAARFQKRRQPVISVDTKKKELIGDFKNGGREWRPEGRPEPVRVHDFRDKELGKAIPYGVYDVTNNQGWVSVGIDHDTAYFAAASIGRWWREMGAPRFPRATELFITADGGGSNGYRTRLWKVALQGLADQIGLKLTVSHFPPGTSKWNKVEHRLFSFITQNWRGKPLVSVQVIVNLIAATRTKKGLVVRAALDEGKYETGIIVTDEQMAGLQLKPASFHGEWNYTIKPRSRT, from the coding sequence GTGCAGGATGCCACTCGCATTGAACGGATTCGGGCGAAGTTCTGCGCCCTGGACGCAGTCCTGGATGAGAGGTCCAGGCGGCAGTGGGCGGCCGCGGAGGCGCGCGAATACGGGTACGGCGGTGTGACTGCCCTATCCCTCGCCACGGGGTTGGCTCGCAACACGATCGCGGCCGGAATGCGGGAGCTCGAGTATCGCGAACTCCACCCCGACGAACCGGTCTCGACCCGGCTGCGACACAGCGGCGCGGGGCGGAAGCGCCGGACCGAGGCCGATCCCGACCTGGCCGCGGCGCTGGAGGCGCTGCTGGAGCCGCTGACGCGGGGCGACCCGATGTCGCCGTTGCGCTGGACGTGCAAGAGCACGCGACGGTTGGCGGCAGAGTTGAGCGGGCAGGGGCATCGGGTCGGCTACCGCACGGTGGCGTGGCTGCTCCACGAGGCCGGCTACAGCCTGCAGGCCAACCGCAAGACCCGCGAGGGGAACCAGCACCCCGACCGGAACGCCCAGTTCGAGTTCATCAACGCACAGGCGGCGCGGTTCCAGAAGCGGCGCCAGCCGGTGATCTCGGTGGACACGAAGAAGAAGGAGTTGATCGGGGATTTCAAGAACGGCGGCCGCGAGTGGCGCCCCGAGGGGCGGCCGGAGCCGGTGCGCGTCCACGACTTCCGGGACAAGGAGCTGGGCAAGGCGATCCCCTACGGCGTGTACGACGTGACCAACAACCAGGGCTGGGTCAGCGTGGGGATCGATCATGACACCGCCTACTTCGCGGCCGCGAGCATCGGCCGATGGTGGCGAGAGATGGGGGCCCCCCGCTTCCCCCGCGCGACCGAGTTGTTCATCACCGCGGACGGCGGGGGCAGCAACGGTTACCGCACCCGGTTGTGGAAGGTGGCGTTGCAGGGCCTGGCCGATCAGATCGGCCTGAAGCTAACGGTGAGCCACTTCCCGCCGGGCACGAGCAAGTGGAACAAGGTGGAGCACCGGCTGTTCAGCTTCATCACACAGAACTGGCGAGGCAAGCCGCTGGTGAGCGTCCAGGTCATCGTCAACTTGATCGCCGCCACGCGAACCAAGAAGGGCCTGGTTGTGAGAGCCGCGCTCGATGAAGGCAAGTACGAGACGGGCATCATTGTGACCGACGAGCAAATGGCCGGGCTCCAGTTGAAGCCCGCTAGCTTCCACGGCGAATGGAATTACACCATCAAGCCGCGCTCGAGAACTTGA
- a CDS encoding tetratricopeptide repeat protein: protein MSQNPRSRIRRRLLGRVLVLAAITLIAVIVGTLALSIRGGRKLLPGFGAGAREARDVYAGALYENANPRVAYVGDEACVGCHRAIAEDYRTHPMGRSLAPIDAGRGTPPAGAGEKALFEWNGLQFSAEHRDGRVFHKATRREPGGETLAEVECEVKYALGSGTRGASFLVERDGFVSLSPVAWFAQEGRWGVSPGYGEGSQQTNFERAVYPECLYCHANQVRPVAGPLNRYETPVFRGHAIGCERCHGPGGLHVREDARAASPGRTIVNPASLAPELRESVCQQCHLQGAFRTPRAGLGAFDYRPGLPLHRFWAVFQRPDGSREQSDAVGHVEQLGTSRCFLESEGRLGCISCHDPHKLPEPSAKADYYRRRCLDCHQQRGCSLPRAEREARGQAEDCVGCHMPRLKVANIPHTAATDHRIPRGVPGRDAGRPRAPAGPDARALLVDYFDARRTEEERSAGRRDLGVALAWVSGRLGPKSGLTTMSATQAVPLLQEALRDRPDDRAAGNSLGAALEALGRGPEALDAYEAVLRAAPDDEMALRSSGSLAASLRRYDLARESLRRTIAVNPWRSDYRLALAKILSQAGDWPGALAAAREALGLDPNQPEARSILIQGHLRAGEAAKAEAELQTLLRFYPAGREIWQQWYEDQKRAAAAGGNPL, encoded by the coding sequence GTGAGCCAGAATCCTCGTTCGCGGATCCGCCGGAGGCTGCTCGGCCGGGTCCTCGTGCTGGCCGCGATCACCCTGATCGCCGTGATCGTCGGGACGCTGGCCCTGTCGATCCGCGGGGGCCGGAAATTGCTCCCGGGCTTCGGGGCCGGCGCCCGCGAGGCGCGCGACGTCTACGCCGGCGCCTTGTATGAGAACGCCAACCCCCGGGTCGCCTACGTCGGGGATGAGGCGTGCGTCGGCTGCCATCGCGCGATCGCGGAGGACTATCGGACGCACCCGATGGGCCGGTCGCTGGCCCCGATCGACGCCGGACGCGGGACGCCTCCGGCCGGGGCCGGGGAGAAGGCGCTCTTCGAGTGGAACGGGCTCCAGTTCTCCGCCGAGCATCGCGACGGCCGGGTCTTCCACAAAGCGACGCGCCGGGAGCCGGGCGGGGAGACGCTCGCGGAGGTCGAGTGCGAGGTGAAATACGCGCTCGGCTCGGGCACCCGGGGCGCCAGCTTCCTGGTCGAGCGGGACGGCTTCGTCTCGCTCTCGCCGGTCGCCTGGTTCGCCCAGGAGGGCCGATGGGGGGTCTCCCCCGGGTACGGCGAGGGGTCGCAGCAGACGAACTTCGAGCGGGCGGTCTATCCCGAGTGCCTCTACTGCCACGCGAACCAGGTGCGCCCCGTGGCGGGCCCGCTGAATCGCTACGAGACGCCGGTCTTCCGGGGCCACGCGATCGGGTGCGAGCGGTGCCACGGCCCGGGCGGGCTCCACGTCCGCGAAGACGCCCGCGCGGCGAGCCCGGGGCGGACCATCGTCAACCCGGCCAGCCTGGCCCCGGAGCTGCGCGAATCGGTCTGCCAGCAATGCCACCTTCAGGGGGCCTTCCGCACCCCGCGGGCCGGCCTGGGGGCGTTCGACTACCGCCCGGGCCTGCCGCTGCACCGGTTCTGGGCGGTCTTCCAGCGCCCCGACGGGAGCCGCGAGCAGTCGGACGCCGTCGGGCACGTGGAGCAGCTCGGGACGAGCCGCTGCTTCCTGGAGAGCGAAGGGCGTCTCGGCTGCATCTCCTGCCACGATCCCCACAAGCTGCCCGAGCCGTCCGCGAAGGCGGACTACTACCGGAGGCGCTGCCTGGATTGCCACCAGCAGCGGGGCTGCTCGCTGCCCCGGGCCGAGCGCGAGGCCCGCGGCCAGGCCGAGGATTGCGTCGGCTGCCACATGCCCCGGCTCAAGGTCGCGAACATCCCCCACACCGCCGCGACCGATCATCGGATCCCGCGCGGTGTGCCGGGCCGCGACGCCGGGCGACCGCGGGCCCCGGCGGGGCCGGACGCCCGGGCCTTGCTGGTCGACTACTTCGACGCCCGGAGGACCGAGGAGGAACGATCGGCCGGCCGGCGCGACCTGGGGGTCGCCCTGGCGTGGGTCTCCGGCCGCCTAGGCCCGAAGTCCGGCCTGACGACGATGAGCGCGACGCAGGCCGTCCCCCTGCTCCAGGAGGCCCTGCGGGACCGGCCCGACGACCGGGCGGCCGGCAATTCGCTGGGCGCCGCGCTGGAGGCCCTGGGCCGCGGCCCCGAGGCGCTGGACGCCTACGAGGCGGTCCTGCGGGCCGCCCCGGACGACGAGATGGCGCTGCGGTCGTCCGGCAGCCTGGCGGCGAGCCTGCGGCGATACGACCTGGCCCGGGAATCCCTCCGGAGGACGATCGCGGTCAATCCGTGGCGGTCCGATTACCGCCTGGCCCTGGCGAAGATCCTCTCCCAGGCCGGAGACTGGCCGGGCGCCCTCGCCGCCGCCCGGGAGGCCCTCGGGCTCGACCCGAACCAGCCCGAGGCGCGGTCCATCCTCATCCAGGGCCATCTCCGGGCCGGGGAGGCCGCGAAGGCCGAGGCGGAGCTGCAAACCTTGCTCCGCTTCTATCCGGCCGGTCGCGAGATCTGGCAGCAATGGTACGAGGACCAGAAGCGTGCGGCCGCGGCGGGAGGAAATCCGCTGTGA
- a CDS encoding DUF1559 domain-containing protein, with amino-acid sequence MARNDRRGFTLIELLVVIAIIAVLIALLLPAVQSAREAARRAQCVNNLKQIGLALHNYHSTIGTFPMASAVAYSDPGAQTNWGTWSAQSMMLPYVEQTPLYNSINFAWTSWYGIGAAQNSTAWNMNIQAFICPSDSITGQHNNNNYFGSIGTTTDFPNDFRGFDGGSTGLFSHLKTYGIQSVTDGTSNTIAFSEGLVGSLPGGMWTRWRDDLSTAAGQAAMLPDANSNIPLVMTDLKTCSQWWTSRTNGPDINLGNFQSHGFRWGVGDPGDSLFQTIVPPNSNDYPWADCRMDCGAGCGAVFTGYHNATSNHPGGCNVTMSDGSVKFVKSTISMMTWWALGTRASGEVISADAF; translated from the coding sequence GTGGCACGGAACGATCGTCGCGGCTTCACCTTGATCGAGTTGCTCGTCGTCATCGCCATCATCGCGGTCCTCATCGCGCTGCTGCTGCCGGCCGTCCAGTCGGCCCGGGAGGCGGCCCGCCGCGCCCAGTGCGTCAACAACCTGAAGCAGATCGGCCTGGCGCTGCACAACTACCACAGCACCATCGGCACGTTCCCGATGGCCAGCGCGGTCGCCTACTCGGACCCGGGCGCGCAGACGAACTGGGGGACGTGGAGCGCCCAGTCGATGATGCTGCCGTACGTCGAGCAGACGCCGCTCTACAACTCCATCAACTTCGCCTGGACGAGCTGGTACGGCATCGGCGCCGCGCAGAATTCCACGGCCTGGAACATGAACATCCAGGCGTTCATCTGCCCGTCGGACAGCATCACGGGCCAGCACAACAACAACAATTACTTCGGCTCCATCGGCACGACCACCGACTTCCCGAACGACTTCCGCGGCTTCGACGGCGGGTCCACGGGGCTCTTCTCGCACCTGAAGACCTACGGGATCCAGAGCGTCACGGACGGGACCTCGAACACGATCGCCTTCTCGGAGGGGCTGGTCGGCAGCCTGCCGGGCGGGATGTGGACGCGGTGGCGGGACGACCTCTCGACGGCCGCCGGCCAGGCGGCCATGCTCCCGGACGCCAACTCGAACATCCCGCTCGTCATGACCGACCTGAAGACGTGCAGCCAGTGGTGGACGTCCAGGACCAACGGCCCGGACATCAACCTGGGCAACTTCCAGTCCCACGGGTTCCGCTGGGGGGTCGGCGACCCGGGGGACTCGCTCTTCCAGACCATCGTCCCGCCGAACTCGAACGACTACCCGTGGGCGGACTGCCGGATGGACTGCGGGGCCGGCTGCGGCGCCGTCTTCACCGGCTACCACAACGCGACCAGCAACCACCCCGGCGGCTGCAACGTGACGATGTCCGACGGGAGCGTGAAGTTCGTCAAGAGCACCATCTCGATGATGACCTGGTGGGCCCTGGGCACCCGGGCCTCCGGGGAGGTCATCAGCGCCGACGCGTTCTGA